The following are encoded together in the Tamandua tetradactyla isolate mTamTet1 chromosome 14, mTamTet1.pri, whole genome shotgun sequence genome:
- the LOC143655027 gene encoding LOW QUALITY PROTEIN: olfactory receptor 4L1-like (The sequence of the model RefSeq protein was modified relative to this genomic sequence to represent the inferred CDS: substituted 2 bases at 2 genomic stop codons), whose amino-acid sequence MDLKNGSVVAEFVLLSFPGPCKLQIFFFVIFSLLYSAAVVGNILIMVIVTFNSTFHSPMYFLLGNLSFLDMCLPTVTTPKMIANLLSERRTISKXGCMAQMFFFHFFGGAEMTLLIVMAFDRYVVICKPLHYRAIISHRVLKRCVMPSWIIGFVHTMSQMVLTVNLPFCGHNVIDNKFCDFPLVIKLACIETYPLELFVIADSGLLSLICFFLLLISYTIILATVRQRXSEGLSKALSTLSAHIIVVSLFFGSCIFIYARPFSSFASNKVLSAFYTVITPLLNPIIYTMRNKKMQEAMRKLRSQHVMSTKNF is encoded by the coding sequence ATGGATCTTAAAAATGGATCTGTAGTGGCTGAGTTTGTTTTACTCAgttttcctggaccatgcaagctccagattttcttctttgtgatatTTTCCTTGCTCTACAGTGCCGCTGTGGTGGGAAACATTCTTATTATGGTCATAGTGACGTTCAATTCCACCTTCCATTCTCCCATGTACTTCCTCCTTGGAAATCTCTCTTTTCTGGACATGTGCCTCCCCACTGTCACCACACCCAAGATGATTGCAAACTTGCTCAGTGAACGCAGGACCATCTCCAAATAGGGTTGCATGGCCCAGATgttcttttttcacttctttggaGGTGCTGAGATGACTCTTCTGATAGTGATGGCTTTTGACAGATATGTGGTCATATGTAAACCTCTTCACTACAGGGCGATCATCAGCCACAGGGTGCTGAAAAGGTGTGTAATGCCTTCATGGATAATTGGTTTTGTACACACCATGAGCCAGATGGTATTAACAGTGAATTTGCCTTTCTGTGGCCACAATGTCATAGACAACAAATTCTGTGACTTTCCCCTTGTGATCAAGCTTGCTTGTATTGAAACTTATCCCTTGGAATTATTTGTCATTGCTGACAGTGGGCTACTCTCATTGATCTGTTTCTTCCTCCTGCTTATCTCTTACACTATCATACTTGCCACTGTGAGACAAAGATAATCTGAAGGGCTCTCCAAGGCACTGTCCACATTGTCTGCCCACATCATTGTGGTCAGTCTGTTCTTTGGATCTTGCATTTTCATCTATGCTAGGCCATTCAGTAGTTTTGCAAGTAATAAAGTTCTTTCTGCATTTTACACAGTTATCACACCCTTACTAAACCCTATTATTTACACcatgagaaataagaaaatgcaagaggctatgagaaaattgaggtccCAACATGTTATGTCCACGAAGAACTTCTAG